From the Hordeum vulgare subsp. vulgare chromosome 1H, MorexV3_pseudomolecules_assembly, whole genome shotgun sequence genome, the window TTCTCAGAGTCCACTAAGCTGGGCATGTGAATTTTCTAGGGCTTCTATCATTCATACAAAGACATAGTTTTTTcctatgataaaattattgattcAAATGAATTGTCCATAGGAAAAGTGCAATAGATTTTCCTTTAGTTTGATAATTTGAGCCCCATAGAAAAAACAAAGAAATTCTACAAACCACTCAAACCTTTTCTTTACCTCAAAAACTTCTTTATTCAGTAGATAGTAACTTTGCATCCTCTTCACCATGAGAGGTATaaatagagggggggggggggtaaatcaTCAAGCCAACTGGGCTAGTTCATGAGCTACATAATTTGTTTCCCCAATGAAAAGCTCATAGTTAATCTTTATAAATTTTTGCTTCATGTTAAAATAGTCATGGAAGGTTGCTGCAACAATAGCCTTAGGTGGCTTCCAATTCTTCATAGTTTCTATTAATTCCAGACTGTCTGAGCTCACTACAACTCCATTACAACCCATGGATTTTTACTAAGAGCAAACCATGCTTGAGAGCCAAAGCTTCAACCTAAAGAACAACACCTTGAACCATATCCAACTATACATTACTCAAAGTGATAAGCTTTCCTTTGTTATTTCAAATGACCACACCGGTACTTCCCCTCAAATAATCTGGATCGAAAGAAGCATCAACATTTATTTTAACGCAATCACCTGTTGTTGCAGTCCATATCTCCTTCCTCACTCTTGCATTAGGAACTACACCAGAACTGAAATTTGAGAACAACAGTCTGATTGTCATCACATATTTTTCTGATGAATGCATCTGAACATCACGAGTAACCACCCTTCCACCCTAAGTACCAATAGACCACCGCAACAAGCTTTGGCGATGAAGCTTGTGCCAAGACGGGTGAGTGGGCTGTGATTTAGTACAACAACTTCTCTAGATCTGTCCAACCAAGATAATGTATAAGACATGCTTTCTCAATTAAACCTTGCGTACCTAGGGCTTATCTCCATGAGATGCTCAATGCCTTCCGCGTTGAGAGGTTTGAGTGGATCTTTCTTGCATCTCCATGCACATAGAACAGGGCAAAGACCGTAAGAAGCATAATTTTCGACGTAATTTTCGATCGTAAGGATCATAATACAAGCCACACACCGATCTGATGTTCCCGTCTTTTCTCGTTCCCCGCGAATCAAACACACAATGATGTGAATTCCCGCGTTCTTGCAATGCTTGGCCTCGCACATGCAGTTCGATCGcattcctgttttttttcttccATAATGTCCTTATGCTTTCAAAATCGTAcaaatcaaatcaaatcaaatcaaatcgAAGGCCCtccaataaagaaaataaaagattGACATGACAAGGAGAGATGAACATGCCATCGTCCCAACCACCGTTCATGTGTCTTCTTAAAACTCGCGAGCACTAGACGTGTCTTTGGTCTTTGccgatacacacacacacacacacacatgaagaGTAGTACATACCCTGGTCCGTTGCACATGCGCGCCGGGCCAGCCAGCCACCGCTCGCCGGAACAGCCGTAACGATGGACCCCTCCACTCCCACCTCCACTCCACCTACCGCCAGCTCGAGCAAACCCTACACACCCCTGTCCCCGCCCCTCTCCGATCTCCATTACtccatcctcctcctcatcgtcaAGCAGATTAGATTACAGCCATGATGATTGCCGCCGCTGCAGCTAAGCACCATGGTTAACGACAGTGCAAGTGCAAGTGCAGAGCTCACTCCCAAACCCTACTGCACTTATTTCCAAGCTCGCCACTGTCTTGTGCACGCACGAGACCTCACCACCCCAGCCAGCCTCGCTCCTCACTCCTCAGCATAAACAATGGTAGGAATAATAAATTCGAGGTGAGGACTGAGCCTGAGGAGAGGGAGGAAAAAAACAAGGGGAGGTCACAGGTGACAGGGCCTCCTCAGCAGGCAGCTCGCTCGCGCATCTCTGCTTGAGCCCGTCCCATCGCGCGCCTGATGCGCCGCAAGAAGCACTTGGAccgcgctggcggcggcggcggcggcggcacggaGCTCTTCATCTGCTTCACCTCCCGCCCCTCCGCCTCCGGCCTccgcccctccgcctcctccaaggcattCAGCCCCGGACGCACCGGAACCGCCGGAGCAGCAGGAGGGAACGGCTCTGGTGCTGGTGGTGCGGAAGCGGCACCGGCAGCGCTGCTGCGCCCGTCGCTGAGCAGGAGGCTGAGGAACAGCGGGAGCCTCAAGGGCGGCCAGTCGCCCATGTTCCCGCCGGGCACGGCGTCGGGGGGCCGGCGCGGGCGGGGCGGGATGGAGCCCGCCGAGCCGTCCTCGCCCAAGGTCACCTGCATCGGCCAGGTCCGGGTCAAGGGCGGCAAGCGCAAGCCCAAGCACGGCTCCGCGGCCGCGCTGCGCTCGCGGTCCAGGCGCGGCGGCCTGTCCGGGTCCGAGGCCAGCTTCCGCCGCGGGGTGGACGACCGGGACGGCGGCCTCCACCCCGGTGCCAAGAACCAGGGCTGGGTCTACCAGATCCCGGTCAACATCTGCGAGGCGCTCAAGACCTTCGGCTCCTGCGGCGGCCGCTCCCTCTGCTCGCCCTCCCGGGAGCGGAGCGGGGCCGCGCCGCGCTCCGCCGCGGGCGACAAGAAGCGCCGCCGCGGCCCGGCTGGCGGGAGCTGGCTCTGCGGCGCCGCCGTGGCCCGGTGCCTCCTGGCgatccaggaggaggaggacgacgtcgGGAAGGGCTCCGCCGTCGGGCCCGCGGACGAGGCCAGGGAGTCGCAGGTGGGGCTCGTGATGCAGGGCTGGGACGTGGAGGATGAGGAAGGGGAGGATGAGGACGACGAGAACCGCGTCGTCGTCGGCGCGGTGGAGGTGGAGAAGGAAGACGAGATCTTGCTGGTCGgaggcaaggaggaggagggacgGGTCAGCGTCTGCATCCCGCCCAGGAACGCCCTTTTGCTGATGCGCTGCAGATCCGACCCCGTGCGCATGGCGGAGCTCGCCACGCGCTTCTGGGGTTCCCCGGCGGCGGCCACTGCCAGTGTCGGCCAGGTCGACAATGAAGGGGACGGCGGCCTCCACAAAGAAGAGAAAGACGAAGGTGAGGCCAATTTGGAAAAGGAATGTGCAGAGGAAGCTAGGAATTCAGCGGTTTCCGCCGACGGGGAGGTATGCCGCCCTCGAGGCGTGGTTGAAGATGACGGCGGCGAAGCAGTGGATGCCGGACAAGTGGTGTCTGAAGACGAGAGCTCCAAGCATGGAGATATTggggaagaagaggacgatggAGGCTGCAAAGGAGATGCAGAGGAGAGGGATGAGCCTGTGGAGGCTCAAATTGTTCGCAAAGACGTGGGCTTGGAGATTGAAGCTGCTAAGAGCGAGAGCCAAGCACCGGCAATGGTGGAGGCTGTGGCAGACACCAAGGAGGCTGCTGCTGCTCCAAGAatggagaaagaggaggaagaggtgaaGGGCAGGAGGTCAGTCAGCAGCTGCTCCCCATCCACAGCACTGAAGGAGGACCGCAAATTGCGACGGTTGGGCAGCACCAGGAGGCGTGTTTCCACCAACAGCAAGGCCTCCTCGAGCTCTGATCGTGTCGACAGGCGGCACAGCTTCTCGGCGGAAATGGAGGCGCGGCGGTCGAGCTTCTCGAGCTTGAAGGACTCGAGGAGGGCAAGCTTCTCCATCGACCGGGATGGCCGAAGATGGAGCTTCACAATTGAGCAGGAGCACCTCGTCGCGGAGCCTAAGGTTTTGATGGCATCCAGGAAGGGTAAGAAAAATTCGTCCGAGGCCGAGTCGGAGAAGGACTGCCCTGTTCTTGTTGCTGCACCAAACAGTGTGGAGGAAGCCCAAGAGTGCAACGATGATGATGGAAAGGAAGAGGCCACACATTATTGTGGTGaggaagaaggaacaacaacacaaTGTGCTGAAATTCACACAGAAGCTGAGAAGGTTGAGACCGGAGTCGACGAGGAGAAAGCCGTTGAAGTGAAGCAGGAACAGAGGAAGAAGAGCGGCGAATTGCCGGATTGCCTCCTGATGATGATGTGCGAGCCCAAGCTCTCCATGGAGGTCTCCAAGGAGACATGGGTGTGCAGCACTGACTTTGTCCACTGGAAGTCTCACCAGGGCCAGAATCGTCGGCAACAGACGGCTGCTGCTACCGGCAGCAATGCTGCTGCGTCGGAGGAGACGAAGGATGATTCCAACAATGCTCAGGACACCAGCGTAGCAAAGGAGGACACCAGCGTCGCGAAGGACACAGAAGAGAGCACCGTAGTGCCAGTATCGGCGAACTCCACATCTATGCCACCGCAGGCTGCCCCGAAGCCACCACCGAAGCCGGTCATGGAgcagaagctcaagctggagctgCCGAAGGTCGCAGCCGGCGTGGCTGCCTACGCGCCGCTCGTCCTGAAGCGCTGCAAGTCGGAGCCTTTGCGGTCGTCCGCGCGGCTGGCGCCCGACACGTGCTTCTGGAAGGAGGACCGGCACCGGCCCCTGAACGCCACCGGGATCGGCTTCTGATCCCGGACAAGCACGCTGGTACGCCCGCTTTAGCTAGCTAGTTAGTGACCATGAAGTTTGTATGAGCCTATGTCGTGTAATAACCGTAGTGAGCTTTGCTGTTCTGTAATTGTAGTGAGCTTGTTTTTTCCATGCTTGGTACGTGCTGTTAGTTATGTGATGTGGAGAAGGACACGGGATATTAAGCAAGTTACTACGTACATCAGATGAGAATTAGATTAGGGAGGAGTATGTGTAAAAATCTCTGAGGTTTGCTTTGATATGCTTTGTTGGGTGTGCTAATTCCCTTTTCCCGTTTGTGATGGATGATGTTTGCACATTACCTAAAAAAGAACATGATTGTGCTTGAAGTGTTGTTGCATCTGCATGCTTTTCCGATAATGTTTGCATTATTGAactactccttccgttcctaaatataagtcttttaagcgatttcaccaggagtctacatacgaagcagaatgagtgaatctacactctaaaatatgtctatatacatccgtatatagtctactagtggaatctctagaaagacttatatttagaaacggagggagggagtatataagaaAGGTTATCCTGTCCCTGAAGACAAGGAATTggattcttttcttttccttgcaAAGATACTTTTCTTTTCCTTGCAAAAGCAATCAGGGAGCATATTGTAGTAGTATGTGCAATCAATCAGGTTAATGTTTTTGTATGACTACTAGTGGTGCAAGAGCCATGCAACCAGAGGATGTTTTCCTTGGTTGTTTGTGCCTGTTTGACGGTGACGTCTGAATTGTTTTGTTTGTTGGTTTTAGGGAGTAGAATTTTCTAGCGCTATGAAACTATACATTGTTCACCTGAGGTTGCTTGCTTGTTGGTTGGAGATATAACCAAGCACTTGGCCTCATCCTTTCCAGTGTATCAATGGTCGTACGATTGTTTCAGTCATACTGTGTCAATTGAATTGAAGTAGCAGTAGCTTGGTGTTGTAATGAAGACTGAATCTCAAGCTTGCGTGGATTGGATGGAAGAGAGAAGATCCAGGATCAATCATGTGTAGATGAGAGCAGTCTTgttaagaaaaaaggaaagatatTGTGAAGGCCAGGGCAAAGATCATCCCAGGCAGTGGATGGTGGTGGGGGGACAGCGCGAGGCCATTCCACTAGTCCCGGTCTAGGACAAACAGATCACCACACCGCAACGCATGGCCATGCCGTGCCCTAAAAGCATCCAGTGCTGAGTGAGGCTGCCCGAATCAGTCACAATTTTTTGGTCCTGTGTGATGTGCCCCCTTTTGTAGCTCTACCCTCACTGTAGCTTCATTGTTTTTTGTtgcggtgtgtgtgtgtgcgctggTGCAGCAGCTCCAGCTCTGGTGATGATCCGATCCGAGGAGGACTGAAGAGGGGAGGGAGGAGgcgcttttcttttccttttcttctctccGGACTACGGGCGCCAACTGCTAAAATAAATATGAGACGCGTACTCAACTACCAAGGACTAAGCAATCATACGAATACGACATCgaaatttgttaacgaggttcattaATATGGCTATATCATCGAGGCCTAATTACATACGCTTCTGTTGGAAAATTAGGCAAGTTCATGATTAATTTCAATAAATAATCCATGACTACAACAGAAGATAGCATGCAATACTCTATCAATCTAGAAGAGCAACCGAACATGCACAACATCATCGTGCAAGACGCATCAACTACAACGGTGGACATTAACAGATTACGAGTAACGTACTGTTCGTTAGTTGCAGCAGGATCGACTGTGTTGACGACGATCCTTTGTTGATGgcgatgaagatgacgatgagTAGCACCGTCCGACTTGGACGGTAGACGACCtgtggtgaagactttgaacagtcgtgcaaagcgcttcccaaaaacctaattcgtcCTTTCCCGGTACAGGATCGCAAAGCCAAACGGTTTCGGAGACATGCTCTCTCGCATGCCGATGCACGTCGGCGCTCgagatgaggtagactacgatggcGGCGCAAGTTGTGAGATGAGGCAAAAACCTAGATGTCTTCGGGTGTGTCTTTGGCCAACCACGGTAAGCAATATATATTGGTTTCCAAGTCGTATAATTACCTGACAAGAACTTGTCtgccaaacaaaaaaataaaacggcaaaacGAAGTCGTGCTCCCGCAAGGCAACGGACTGGAATTCGACGGACCATTCACGCGCATGTCGCACGTACGCCCGGCCCCGCCCGGCGAGCGAGCGAGCACGCAcgtgtggtcttctcctttcttttctcaacacacacttagagtggtggggagaactcactataAAAAGAGGTACAACTCTTCCT encodes:
- the LOC123450635 gene encoding uncharacterized protein LOC123450635, whose protein sequence is MRRKKHLDRAGGGGGGGTELFICFTSRPSASGLRPSASSKAFSPGRTGTAGAAGGNGSGAGGAEAAPAALLRPSLSRRLRNSGSLKGGQSPMFPPGTASGGRRGRGGMEPAEPSSPKVTCIGQVRVKGGKRKPKHGSAAALRSRSRRGGLSGSEASFRRGVDDRDGGLHPGAKNQGWVYQIPVNICEALKTFGSCGGRSLCSPSRERSGAAPRSAAGDKKRRRGPAGGSWLCGAAVARCLLAIQEEEDDVGKGSAVGPADEARESQVGLVMQGWDVEDEEGEDEDDENRVVVGAVEVEKEDEILLVGGKEEEGRVSVCIPPRNALLLMRCRSDPVRMAELATRFWGSPAAATASVGQVDNEGDGGLHKEEKDEGEANLEKECAEEARNSAVSADGEVCRPRGVVEDDGGEAVDAGQVVSEDESSKHGDIGEEEDDGGCKGDAEERDEPVEAQIVRKDVGLEIEAAKSESQAPAMVEAVADTKEAAAAPRMEKEEEEVKGRRSVSSCSPSTALKEDRKLRRLGSTRRRVSTNSKASSSSDRVDRRHSFSAEMEARRSSFSSLKDSRRASFSIDRDGRRWSFTIEQEHLVAEPKVLMASRKGKKNSSEAESEKDCPVLVAAPNSVEEAQECNDDDGKEEATHYCGEEEGTTTQCAEIHTEAEKVETGVDEEKAVEVKQEQRKKSGELPDCLLMMMCEPKLSMEVSKETWVCSTDFVHWKSHQGQNRRQQTAAATGSNAAASEETKDDSNNAQDTSVAKEDTSVAKDTEESTVVPVSANSTSMPPQAAPKPPPKPVMEQKLKLELPKVAAGVAAYAPLVLKRCKSEPLRSSARLAPDTCFWKEDRHRPLNATGIGF